The window TTGCGGCTGTTGTGGCATCGCGAGCCTATGCAGGCCCCCACGCGTCCGCCGAAGGATACTTGATTGGAACACTGCTCGGTGCTCTGGGTTTCCCATTCATGATTGCGTACCTGGCCGCGGGCCGCAGAAAGTCGCGCAATCCCCGGGCCTTTGCCTGGATTTTCAGCGCCATAACTGTTTTGTTCGCGTTTGGGAGTCTGACCAGCAATATTGGCTCCATCAAAGCGGAGACCGGGGAACAAATGGCCGGCCGGCTGATGCGTGAGGCCGCTGGCTTGCAGCCGATCCACCAGTCGCTATTTTCTGGCCGCCGCAAGATGGAAGACGGTTTGCGCGCCCAGTTCAAGAAGATGGTCGACGTGAACAAGGACTATATGGAGAAAGTCGGCCAGCTCGATACCAGCGCCGTCTCCGAGCTCAACAGCTCCAAGTCCTTCGTCCAGCCTGAGGTGGGAGACCTGGCGCTCAAGCAAATTCACGCCGTCTATGACCTTGACGTGGCCCAGGAGCAACGACTCGCCCAGATCATTTCCGATTTGCGCAAAGTATTGGACTCAACCGCGTCCTCGGAGTCAGAACGGGTGGAGATGGAAAAGGGGTTTGACCGGGGCATGCAGGAAGCCATGACCAAACGCTCCACCACGGTTGCCGCCGAGAAAGCATGGGTGGAGTCGTTAGACGAAGAGTATCAATACGCTCGCGCCCACCAGGCCAGCCTGCGCGAAGCCGATGGCCGCGTGGTGATCCAGGGCCATGAAATTGTGCTGGAGTTCAACCGGAGAATGCGGCAGCAAGAAACACAGCGCAAAGAGTTTGTGAAGCTGCAGCAGGAGTTCACGCAATTCCAGGCGGACACCCTCAGGAAAGCCGGCCTTAAGCCGGAAGACATCGGCAGAAAGTAGCGCCCAAGACCGATCCTGCCTTCTTAACGCAATTTTCACGGGACCTTCACAAGCCTTTTGCATGGCTCCTTTGTAATGCGCGGTTACAGAAAAAAGGAGAGTCCCCATGCGTCTTTTTGGAATTCCACAGGCAGCTTTGCTGGCATTGGTGCTGGCCGCCGCCGGAACACAGCCGGCCCACGCTCAAGGCGATCCGCACAAGGTCAAGCACATTATCGTCCTTATGCAGGAGAACCATTCATTTGACAACTATTTCGGCGCGCTCGCGTATGCGCCGGGGAGCCCGTACCACACGCCGCGGAGCGAAGACCGCGACGAGCGCGATGGTGGCTGCCGCAAAGATGATCACAACTGCGTGGACGGCTTGGCTTGCCGCGTGGATGCGGCCGGTAATTTCACCTGCCGCAATGCAAACCGCGATGACGACGGCAGCGCGGTGTTCGCTTTCCACGATTCCCGGCGTTGTGTGGCGCCTGATTTGGACCACGGCTGGGCCAATACCCATCGCGAAGCCAACTTCAATCGTCCCAATGACACGTTAGTTCAGGGGCTGATGGACGGTTTTGTCCGCATCAACGACAAAACCGAACAGTTGGACAAAGGGGTGGAAAACACCACCGACGACCAGACCATGGCCTTTTACAACCAGCGGGAAATCCCCTTCTATTACGACTTGGCGCAGAAGTTTGCGATTAACGACCGTTACTTCGCGTCCGTCCTGGGGCCGACGTTCCCCAACCGTTCTTACTTGATGGCCGCCACGTCATTTGGCCATCTCACCACCAGTGATAGCTTCCCGCCTCCGGGAAGCGGCGGTTACAAGCCGATTACCGGCACAATTTTTGATCTGATGGAAAAACAGAACGTCACCTGGGCAGACTACTTCCAGGACGTGCCGCAAGCCGGCAGCTTCCGTCCGTTCCCCTCGCCCATTGATCCGCATTTTCTTCCGCTCCCGGTGTTTCTGGGGCAGCTTGCCGGAAAACCTGGACTGCCGCCGCTACCACAGGTGGCGTTTGTGGATCCCAACCTCGGCGTGCTAGGTATCAAGAATGAAAATGACGAACACCCGCCCACGGACATCCAGCGCGGCCAGGCGTTTGTTTCGCAAGTGATCAACGCCGTGCGCAACAGCCCGTTTTGGCCGGAGACCATCATCGTCCTCACTTATGACGAGCACGGCGGGTTCTACGACCACGTGCAGCCGCCACGGGCCCGCCAGGGACATGCTCCCAACCCGGATGGTATTGATCCTGGCCAGTGCGCTGATCTCTCCAACCCGCCCTTGAGCCTGCAGCCCGGCAAAGGTGCGGAGTGCTCCACCAACCTGCTCAGCAAGACGGACAACAGCGTGGCCGATGCCGCCGATCTCTGCCCGGAGTTCGCAAAGAACCCTACCGGGCCGTTTCCGGCGGCGTGCGCGAACTTTGATCAGTATGGAGTTCGCGTGCCATTTGTGGCCATATCTCCGTTTTCCAAGCCCAGCTACGTGTCGCATACTGTGGGCGACCACACGTCCATCCTGGCCTTGATTGAAACCGTGTTCATGACTCCAGCCGGGGCTGGCAAGCACGGTGATGACGATGATCAGGACGCGGTTGAACGCCCCCACCTGACTAAGCGCGACCAGCACGCCAGTCCGCTGTTGGATATGTTCGATTTCGCCAATGCACCGTCCCTAGGTACTAAGCTCGGCCAAGCCCTGCCGCCAGCCAATGACTGTACTCCTGAATAGCGCCTCAGCCCCCTCTTTGGCCCGCCATCTGGCGGGCCATCGTTCTTTGTAACTATAAGATAATGCAAGATAAACGTTCGGCATTTTGCCATGTGATGGCCGTCAGATTTGACTGTGAGCCGGGTCACTGCTGAGAAGCTCCATTCCTCCGTACTCTTCTATATGCATGTATGTTTCGTTGCAGCTCAAAAGCAACACTTTTCACTTGCAAAGGGCGCTAGCTATGCTAGAGTGGGAAAAAGGACATGTACCAAAGGACATGTACCAGCCGGTACGTGGCAGCTTTTGGGCAGGAAGTGAGCACGAACGTGAGACGGATGACTTGGCCTGACGGAGGCCACGCAAACAGGTTTTCTACAATTCCCGCAGTCGGGGAAGAAGCCGGAAAAAGCGGGACCGCGGTAAAGCCGGTCGCCAAGCTGGGTTCACAGAACCAGCTCAAATTGGCGGCCATGCGCCTGGCCATTGTGGTGGCGACGGCCTTCAGCCTTCGCTACTTCTACTGGCGCGCGCTGTACACCGTGAATCCGGCGGCCCGCGTCTTCTTTTATGCATTCCTTGTAGCTGAGGGCCTGAGCTTTTTTGAAAGCCTGCTCTTTTACTTTATCGCCTGGAACCCGACACGCTACACGCGCATGCCCCCGCTGCCTGGCCGCACGGTGGACGTTTTCATCCCCACCTACAACGAACCGGTTGAACTTTTGCGGGAGACGGTGCTTTGCGCGGTGAACATTCGCTATCCGCACAAGACCTACGTCCTGGACGACGGCAATCGCCCGGAAGTCCGCAAATTGGCGGAAGAGTTCGGATGCGGCTACATTTTCCGAATCAACGGCAAGCATGCCAAAGCCGGCAACCTGAACAACGCGCTGCAGCAGACCAGCGGCGAATTCATCGTCACCCTGGACGCCGACCACGTGGCGTCACCGCAGCTGATTGAAGATACCATCGGGTTCTTTGCTGATCCCAGCGTGGCGATTGTGCAAGGCTCGCAGGATTTCTACAACATGGATTCCTTCCAGCACCTGGTGAACTGGAAGACCCGGGCCGGCTGGCAGCAGCAGGAACTGTTCTTCAGCGTGATCCAGCCGGGTAAAGACCGCCACAACGCGGCCTTCTATTGCGGCAGCCCGGGCATGGTGCGGCGCGCGGCTCTGGAAGAAATTGGCGGTTTCCCCACGGAAACGATCACCGAAGACATGCACACCAGCCTGCGCCTGCAGAAGAAGCAATGGCGCGTGGTGTATTACAACCGCACTTTGGCCCGCGGACTGGCGCCGCAGACTTTTACCGGTTTTGCCACGCAATGGCAGCGCTGGGGACAAGGCTCCATGCAGGTGTTGCGCACGGAAAAGCCTTTCCGCAGCAAAGAGCTTTCTTTCGCCCAGAAAATCTGCTATCTCGGCTCTTTCTATTTCTATTGGATGAGCTGGGTCAAGTTGTTCCTGGTGACCACGCCGATCGTCTCGCTGCTGCTCGGGGTATTCGCCCTGGTGACCGATCCTCTTTCCTACGCGAACTATTTCCTGCCGTACTTCTGCCTGAACCTGGCCTGTTCCATGATCATGCAGGGCGGGGTGCGCAATTTCCTGATGAGCGAGTACTTCAACCTGCTGAAGATGCACGTCCTGATGAAAAGCGTCGGCGGGTTCTTCCAGCGCGGCATGCTGTTCAAAGTCACACCCAAGGCTCAGGCGGCGGCTGCCCGCTTGACCGAGATGATGCTGCCTCTGTGCCTGGTGGTTATGCTGGGTCTTTCGCTGGCGGTGGGCATCCTGCGCATACAGCATGTGGCCCTGTGGGGATATTTCTTCTGGGCCTTGACGGTAAACATTTTCTGGGCCGTGGTATTCATGCTCACTATGAGCCTGGTGCTGTGGCGTTCCATGGAGCGCAAAGAAGCCCGGTCGGGATACCGGTTCCGCGCGCATCTGGACATCCCGATGAAAGTTTCTTATGCCAACGGGCATGGGCCGGTGAGCTTTGAGCATTTCGCCCGCAACCTGAACCGTTCCGGCGTCTCGGTGACGCTGGAAGACAGCATTGTGCCGGGCACCAATGTGGACTTGGAGCTGGTGTTGCCCAACCACGTGGTGCACGCGCAGGGCAAGGTGGTGCGCAACTACACTTATCGGGTGAAAGGTTCCATGAAGATCTCCAACGGAATCCGCTTCGACGCGATTGCGCCTACCGACCAGGATGAAATCTCCAAATATCTTTTCTGGGAGATTGCTCCCAAAGAAGGAGAACTGCTGAGCCTGACGCAGGCCAGCCGCACAGGAGAACAGGCATGAAAGTCCGCTTGATGGTATTGGCAGGTTTTCTTCTGCAGGTGGCCGGTGCGCTGGGTACTTCAGGTGTAGCACAGGCGCAAGAGTCTAGCGCAACGCTTTATGAACGCGCCAGCCGGCTGGAGGCGCAAGGGAAGTGGCAGGAAGCCGTTCCGTTGCTGGAGCAAGTAGTGAAGCAGGAGCCTACGAATTCGGCAGCGCTGTACAAACTCGGTTCGATGAAGAGCTGGCAAGCCGGTGGCCGCAATGAAGCTCTCGGCCTGCTGCTTCGCGCCTGCGACTTGAGCAGCGGCAACCCGGACTATTGCAGCGCGTACGCAGAACTTCTGAGCTGGAATTCGCAAACCCGGAGTGAGGCCGTCACGCGCCTGCAGCAGATTCTGGCGGCGCATCCGGAAGCGGTCTCCGCGCGGCTGCGTTTGGCGCAGATTTGGAGTTGGAGTGACGCCACGCGGCCGCAAGCCGTAGAGCTTTACGAACAGGGCCTGAAACGCGATCCGGAGAACGTTGATCTGCTGGTTGGTTCAGCCGACGTGCTTTCGTGGTCCAGCGCCGGACGCGCCAAGGCGATGGTCCGCTACGACCAGGCGCTGCAGGAGAATCCAGACGAAGTACGGGCCCTTACCGGCAAAGCGCAGTTGCTTTCCTGGCGAGGTCTCAGCAATGAAGCTCTGGTCCTGTATGATCGAGCGCTGGCCAAGGACCCGAAGAATGTCGCAGCCCTGCGGGGCAAAGCAGAGATCCTGAACTGGAAAGGCCACTACGCGGAAGCGCGTTCACTGGCGCAGCAAGCTCAGGCCGTGGAGCCGGCGGACGCCCGGGCACGCCTGGAGTTGGCGCGGGCTGACGTTGGCCTGCACCGGTATGTAGAAGCGCGCCAGGCCATCGCCGACGTGAGCGGCACCGTGGGTCCGGGCTTTGTGGATACCAAGCAGGACATCCATCGCGGCCTGGGGACGTATGTGGAACTGGGCTACGCTGACCGGCGCGAACACGACCTGGCCTACGATCGTTTCGCCTTGTCGTTGTCCACGCCGTTAACGCCCGGTAACCGGCTTACGTTCAGTTACCGGCCAGCGCTGTTTGACGCCGGCGTCCAAGGCTTCAATACCAATTACTTTGCCGCGGGTCTCGACTCCGAAGTCAGTGACAAATTCACCAGTCATTTTCAGGTAGGCGCAGAGACCTTCAACAACGCGCCTTACAATCTTGACGCCGGAATGGACCTGCGTTACAAGCCCGTTCCTTCCACGGTGCTGAAGTTCGCTTTTCTTCGCCAGCCGGTGGAGGAGTCGTTGCTCTCGCGCCGCGGATTTGATGTGGGCGGCCTCTTTCTGGGACAGGTCCGCACCAACCTGGCATCGGTGGGCGCCAGCTATTACAACTCCGCGCACAAGTACGACCTCTCGCTCGACTATACGGACGGCGTTTACACCGGACAGCATCTCGATGCCAATCGCCGCTACTCGATTGAGGGACAGATCGGCAAAGCGTTCCACAGTGATCGTCCGTACGTGCGCGTGGCGTATGGCGTGAACTACACCAGCTTTGATCACGATGCTGACATCCAGCCCAGCCTGCCGCTCTCCAGCAAGACCGGCGGTTACTTCAGCCCGACACGTTATCTGCTGAACCAGGGTATTTTGACCTTGTCGCACCACTTCCCGCATAACGTGGGATGGGACGCGACGGCCACCGCAGGCGTGCAGAACGTGCAGACGGACACGGCTTCCTTCAGCAACGCGCAGTTTGCCAACAGCGCGGGCACGCACTTCTTCTGGCGGGCCACGCCGATGAACGACCTGACGTTGGGTTACGACTATCTGAACGTCTACAACGCGTTCCACAGGCACCTGTATCAGTTCACATGGCGTCATTACTTCTAGACAAAGCGGCAACCCAGAAATCAGCCAACGGCAAGCAGCTTGAGCGCCGTCCGCAGCTCTCCGGCGAAGAGCCGGACCGGCTGGGGCTGGAGCGCGGGTTGGCGCTGATGGTAATCCTGGTGGCTGCCGCGTACCTGCGCATGCGCAGCCCGCTGTACAACACCGCTTACATGGATGAATCCGTGTATGTGGTGTACGGGCGGATGTTCCTGGCGCACCATTTTGAAGCGCCGATGGACACGCCGTTGCAATGGACCTTTGGCTGGTATTTGTGGCCGGCCATGGCCGCCATCGCTGACCGCATCGCCGGCTTGGTGGGCCTGCGTGAACTGGCCGCCGCCATGGGGACGCTGACCGTCGCTGCGACCTATGGTTTCGCCAGCCGCGTGTTTTCCAAACCCGTGGGGTTGGGCGCGGCCGCGGTGATGGCCATCCTGGGACCGGCGGTGTTGGTTTCCCGCATCGCTACCCGCGACTCTGGCTCCATCTGCTTTTTTGCGCTGGCACTCTGGGCTTTTGCCTGCGCATGGCAGGAAAACAAGAAACGCCACTGGGCCCTGGCAGCGTTGCTGTTGTTCGCGGCATTCTTGTGCAAGTACCTGGTCGCGATCTATTTCCCGCTCCTGGTCATTCTGGCGTTGTGGAAGGGCCGTAGCAAGGCGGCGCTGATCTTCGCCTTGCCGCTGTTCGCCGCGTGCGCGGCTTACTGGACGCTGCATTCGTCCGATCTGCTGCATCTGCTGCGCTATGGTTCCGGGTACAGCTCTTTGCGCGCGCCCGATGCTCTCGCTATCTATGTATTCTCCCGCTGGGACTTCTGGTTGCTGGCGTGGCTGAGCGTGATGGCCTTCGGCGAGAAACAATGGCGCGCTCGCGTGGCGTGGATGTGGGTGGGAGCCGTGTTGATGCTGGGGTTCCAGTGGCAGTCGCACGCTGACTACGACTATTGGAAGCACGTGAATTACGCCATGCTTTTTCTGGCGCCGGCCGCCGTCGCCGGAGCCGTGTTCCTGGTCCGCCAGTTCGTGCCGCACAACCATGGCAC is drawn from Terriglobia bacterium and contains these coding sequences:
- a CDS encoding glycosyltransferase family 39 protein, which gives rise to MASLLLDKAATQKSANGKQLERRPQLSGEEPDRLGLERGLALMVILVAAAYLRMRSPLYNTAYMDESVYVVYGRMFLAHHFEAPMDTPLQWTFGWYLWPAMAAIADRIAGLVGLRELAAAMGTLTVAATYGFASRVFSKPVGLGAAAVMAILGPAVLVSRIATRDSGSICFFALALWAFACAWQENKKRHWALAALLLFAAFLCKYLVAIYFPLLVILALWKGRSKAALIFALPLFAACAAYWTLHSSDLLHLLRYGSGYSSLRAPDALAIYVFSRWDFWLLAWLSVMAFGEKQWRARVAWMWVGAVLMLGFQWQSHADYDYWKHVNYAMLFLAPAAVAGAVFLVRQFVPHNHGTQLVWGTSAVLALALGAGLLGKVQSFEQFVFWPNVGPVLAYFEGRLTPQDRVLVDDTVFRYYFHPPLGQGQITDPMYFSYHDAAGQRITGAEAYQAAVRENAFNYVILDGGMGGEAQSMDAAIRPLLVGYQLQMRALDPTLGHAIEIYARPATAEAAASAQASPAGTSSIRILAPASGSTVSGKEMTLEGIANGAQAGWYVQVEVFTDNWHPQGDAVAIAPDGTFHQKISLAGEGQQQCFHLVRARLSDARGNSRAVALNYGIARAGGECTTAVQAH
- a CDS encoding tetratricopeptide repeat protein, with product MKVRLMVLAGFLLQVAGALGTSGVAQAQESSATLYERASRLEAQGKWQEAVPLLEQVVKQEPTNSAALYKLGSMKSWQAGGRNEALGLLLRACDLSSGNPDYCSAYAELLSWNSQTRSEAVTRLQQILAAHPEAVSARLRLAQIWSWSDATRPQAVELYEQGLKRDPENVDLLVGSADVLSWSSAGRAKAMVRYDQALQENPDEVRALTGKAQLLSWRGLSNEALVLYDRALAKDPKNVAALRGKAEILNWKGHYAEARSLAQQAQAVEPADARARLELARADVGLHRYVEARQAIADVSGTVGPGFVDTKQDIHRGLGTYVELGYADRREHDLAYDRFALSLSTPLTPGNRLTFSYRPALFDAGVQGFNTNYFAAGLDSEVSDKFTSHFQVGAETFNNAPYNLDAGMDLRYKPVPSTVLKFAFLRQPVEESLLSRRGFDVGGLFLGQVRTNLASVGASYYNSAHKYDLSLDYTDGVYTGQHLDANRRYSIEGQIGKAFHSDRPYVRVAYGVNYTSFDHDADIQPSLPLSSKTGGYFSPTRYLLNQGILTLSHHFPHNVGWDATATAGVQNVQTDTASFSNAQFANSAGTHFFWRATPMNDLTLGYDYLNVYNAFHRHLYQFTWRHYF
- a CDS encoding glycosyltransferase, whose product is MRRMTWPDGGHANRFSTIPAVGEEAGKSGTAVKPVAKLGSQNQLKLAAMRLAIVVATAFSLRYFYWRALYTVNPAARVFFYAFLVAEGLSFFESLLFYFIAWNPTRYTRMPPLPGRTVDVFIPTYNEPVELLRETVLCAVNIRYPHKTYVLDDGNRPEVRKLAEEFGCGYIFRINGKHAKAGNLNNALQQTSGEFIVTLDADHVASPQLIEDTIGFFADPSVAIVQGSQDFYNMDSFQHLVNWKTRAGWQQQELFFSVIQPGKDRHNAAFYCGSPGMVRRAALEEIGGFPTETITEDMHTSLRLQKKQWRVVYYNRTLARGLAPQTFTGFATQWQRWGQGSMQVLRTEKPFRSKELSFAQKICYLGSFYFYWMSWVKLFLVTTPIVSLLLGVFALVTDPLSYANYFLPYFCLNLACSMIMQGGVRNFLMSEYFNLLKMHVLMKSVGGFFQRGMLFKVTPKAQAAAARLTEMMLPLCLVVMLGLSLAVGILRIQHVALWGYFFWALTVNIFWAVVFMLTMSLVLWRSMERKEARSGYRFRAHLDIPMKVSYANGHGPVSFEHFARNLNRSGVSVTLEDSIVPGTNVDLELVLPNHVVHAQGKVVRNYTYRVKGSMKISNGIRFDAIAPTDQDEISKYLFWEIAPKEGELLSLTQASRTGEQA